In one window of Solanum pennellii chromosome 2, SPENNV200 DNA:
- the LOC107011881 gene encoding uncharacterized protein LOC107011881, with protein sequence MASQKKESEGIALLSIYGDDEDEDMEELEEEQREEDAQEHRPESQNLGIAMGTEFQDDSKKVFGSDSGRSSTPSPLIQQLQQQQSVENFTPSKVSNFGVGSTTTTPLASVSSPNPQPMEMNLNVNVSRRARLTIVDYAHDEVTLSPEPEEGEVMASGRVMYGAELQTASVEFMEKASPALQVRTPSAQTPPQSAEPTDQLDDTMDFAVNEGHGVAEESVMVPAEEQKELDLLEKFLPPPPKEKCSDELQEKIMKFLALKKTTGRSFNAEVRNRKEYRNPDFLLHSVTYQDIDQIGSCFSKDVFDPHGYDKSDFYDEIEADSKREMERREQERRRSPKVDFISGGTQPAPMVPTPKINLSIPGMAPVAAGALPPTVDVVTRDGRQNKKSKWDKVDGDRRDPVSAVGAHAALLSAANAGAGYTAFAQQRRREAEEKRPSDKKLDRRS encoded by the exons ATGGCATCGCAGAAGAAGGAATCGGAGGGAATCGCTCTACTGTCTATCTATGGCGACGACGAAGATGAAGACATGgaagaacttgaagaagaaCAAAGGGAAGAAGATGCACAAGAACACAGACCTGAATCACAAAACTTAGGCATTGCAATGGGCACAGAGTTCCAAGATGATAGCAAAAAAGTTTTCGGGTCTGATTCAGGTCGAAGTTCGACTCCTTCACCTCTAATTCAACAACTTCAGCAACAACAGTCTGTTGAAAATTTCACACCTAGCAAGGTTTCGAATTTTGGTGTTGGTTCTACCACTACGACGCCATTAGCGTCCGTTTCTTCCCCAAATCCTCAGCCAATGGAGATGAATTTGAATGTGAATGTGAGTAGACGAGCAAGGCTAACTATTGTTGATTATGCTCATGATGAAGTTACCTTGTCACCGGAGCCTGAG GAAGGAGAAGTAATGGCTAGTGGAAGAGTCATGTACGGAGCGGAACTTCAAACTGCTAGTG ttGAATTTATGGAAAAGGCTTCACCAGCTCTTCAGGTTAGAACACCTAGTGCTCAAACCCCTCCTCAGTCAGCTGAACCAACTGATCAATTGGATGATACTATGGACTTTGCTGTTAATGAAGGACATGGAGTTGCTGAAGAATCTGTTATGGTTCCTGCAGAAGAACAAAAAGAGTTAGATCTGTTGGAGAAATTTCTTCCTCCTCCACCAAAGGAGAAGTGCTCAGATGAATTGCAA GAGAAGATCATGAAATTCCTTGCTCTAAAGAAGACTACTGGCAGAAGCTTTAATGCAGAAGTACGCAACAGAAAGGAGTATCGGAATCCAGACTTCTTGCTGCATTCAGTGACTTATCAAGATATTGACCAGATAGGATCTTGCTTCAGCAAAGACGTATTCGATCCGCATGGATATGACAAAAGCGACTTCTATGATGAAATAG AGGCTGACTCAAAGCGTGAAATGGAGAGAAGGGAGCAAGAACGGAGGAGGAGTCCAAAAGTTGACTTCATATCGGGAGGAACACAGCCCGCACCGATGGTTCCTACACCAAAAATCAATCTGTCGATTCCAG GGATGGCTCCTGTTGCTGCTGGTGCATTACCGCCCACTGTAGATGTTGTAACTCGGGATGGTAGACAGAACAAAAAGTCGAAATGGGACAAG GTGGATGGTGATCGGAGAGACCCTGTTTCTGCTGTTGGTGCACATGCAGCACTTCTATCAGCTGCTAATGCTGGTGCTGGTTACACTGCATTTGC GCAACAAAGACGTCGGGAGGCAGAAGAGAAGCGACCTAGTGACAAGAAGTTGGATAGAAGATCTTGA
- the LOC107011876 gene encoding calmodulin-binding receptor kinase CaMRLK, translating to MKILFTLFIFLSLFTFSKSESPCKNNTDFDLSLVFKAFSSVYGFNISWFSSNCSSPITEINLSSRNLTGIVSWKYLKNLSHLHSIDLSNNSLKGSVHPLFWSISSLVQVNLSKNKLGGAVAVARSSSSIQRLDLSFNRFTNLGSVFYGFPNLTSLDLSHNDIKFLPFWFTNLTKLENLSISSCNIYGNPKPLSHIKSLKHLDVSVNHMDGKFPNDFPPLSSLNFLNISFNNFTGEIPKDQFAKFGNSSFFHAGHLQIKNLLPNPKNSSQLHIKNHNFTTPTHKKMLPLRYKPVKPNTHKKKPKSRKKVLTIAISSASAFLILVMGLVILCLYKRRKQMARKNKWLISKPIQIPFRMDKSGPFSFETESGNSWVADIKEPSSAGVVMFEKPLMNLTFKDLIAATSHFGKESLLAEGRCGPVYRAVLPGDLHVAIKVLEHARELSHDDAIALFEQLSRLKHPNLLPISGYCIAGKEKLVLYEFMSNGDLHRWLHELPTATTNVEDWTTDTWELQNGSQITSPGKMEWHTRHRIAVGVARGLAYLHHAQSKPVVHGHLVLSNVLLADDFEPRIADFGLSRNQAEGSSEMDVYDFGVVLVELLTGKIGSDETIKWARRLVKDGNGADALDSRLKLGGDSVSEMVECLRVGYLCTAEAPNKRPRMQQVLGLLKDIQPHYQLGKSQNL from the exons atgaaaatcctCTTCACACTCTTTATCTTCCTTTCTCTTTTCACATTCTCAAAATCAGAATCCCCTTGCAAAAACAACACAGATTTTGATTTATCTCTTGTTTTCAAGGCTTTCAGTTCTGTTTATGGCTTCAACATCTCTTGGTTCAGCTCAAACTGTTCCTCTCCAATAACTGAAATTAACTTATCTTCAAGAAACCTCACTGGCATAGTCTCATGGAAGTACTTGAAAAATTTGTCCCATCTTCATTCTATAGATCTATCAAATAATTCCTTAAAgggttctgttcatcctctgtTTTGGTCCATTTCATCTTTGGTTCAAGTCAATTTGTCAAAGAATAAGCTTGGTGGAGCTGTTGCTGTAGCAAGATCATCATCATCTATTCAAAGACTTGATCTTTCTTTCAACAGGTTTACTAACTTGGGCTCTGTTTTTTATGGTTTTCCTAATCTCACTTCTCTTGACCTTTCACATAATGATATCAAGTTTTTGCCTTTTTGGTTTACCAACCTAACTAAGCTTGAAAATTTGAGCATTTCTAGCTGTAACATTTATGGTAATCCAAAACCCCTTTCACATATCAAGTCACTGAAGCATTTAGATGTTTCTGTCAACCATATGGATGGTAAATTTCCTAATGATTTTCCTCCTCTGTCTAGTCTCAATTTCTTGAATATTTCATTTAATAACTTCACTGGGGAAATACCTAAAGACCAGTTTGCTAAATTTGGgaattcttctttctttcatgCTGGGCACTTGCAAATCAAGAATCTCTTACCAAATCCCAAGAATTCCTCACAGTTACACATTAAAAACCATAACTTTACAACCCCAACACACAAGAAAATGTTGCCTTTGAGATACAAACCTGTCAAACCAAACACACACAAGAAAAAGCCCAAATCAAGAAAGAAAGTTTTAACCATAGCTATTTCCTCTGCTTCAGCATTTCTAATCTTGGTCATGGGGTTAGTCATTTTGTGTCTATACAAAAGGAGAAAACAAATGGCTAGGAAGAACAAATGGCTAATATCAAAGCCAATACAAATACCGTTTAGAATGGACAAATCAGGGCCATTTTCATTTGAAACAGAGTCAGGTAATTCATGGGTTGCTGACATAAAAGAACCAAGTTCAGCAGGTGTAGTTATGTTTGAGAAGCCATTGATGAACCTAACATTCAAAGACCTGATAGCAGCCACATCTCACTTCGGAAAAGAGTCATTGTTAGCTGAAGGAAGGTGTGGGCCCGTTTACAGAGCCGTACTTCCAGGTGACCTCCACGTGGCAATCAAGGTCTTGGAACATGCTAGGGAACTAAGCCATGATGATGCTATTGCCTTGTTTGAACAACTCTCCAGGCTTAAGCATCCTAATCTGTTGCCTATTTCTGGTTATTGCATTGCAG GGAAAGAGAAGCTAGTCTTATACGAATTCATGTCCAATGGTGACCTCCACCGATGGCTACACGAGCTTCCAACCGCTACCACCAACGTGGAAGACTGGACGACCGACACGTGGGAGTTACAAAACGGCTCCCAAATTACATCACCCGGGAAAATGGAATGGCACACGCGCCACCGTATTGCGGTTGGCGTAGCGCGTGGACTAGCCTACCTCCACCACGCGCAGTCAAAACCCGTGGTCCATGGTCATTTGGTGCTATCTAATGTCTTACTAGCCGATGACTTTGAACCTCGGATAGCCGATTTTGGATTGAGCCGGAACCAAGCCGAGGGGTCTAGTGAGATGGATGTGTACGATTTTGGAGTCGTACTAGTGGAGCTATTAACAGGGAAAATCGGCTCGGATGAGACGATTAAATGGGCGAGGAGGCTAGTGAAGGATGGAAATGGAGCCGACGCGCTTGACTCGAGACTAAAACTCGGTGGTGACTCAGTGAGTGAGATGGTGGAGTGCCTCCGAGTTGGGTACTTGTGTACGGCGGAGGCCCCAAATAAACGGCCTAGAATGCAACAAGTTTTGGGTTTGCTAAAAGACATACAGCCCCACTACCAACTCGGAAAATCGCAAAATTTATGA